Below is a window of Pseudomonas monteilii DNA.
ACTGGCAGATCATCGCCCGGGTCGCCTGCGCCATGGGCTATACGGAGGCGTTCAGCTACACCGACGCCGCGCAGGTCTTCGAAGAGCTCAAGGCCACGGCCAACCCCAAGACCGGCTACGACCTGCGCGGCGCCAGCCATGCACGCCTGCGCGAGCAGCCGCTGCAATGGCCCTGCGCGACGGCGGATGCGGCGGTGCGCCAGCCGATTCGCTACGTTCAGGCCGATCCCGCCCCCGGGCGCCCGGCACTCATGTTTCCCACCGCCAGCGGCAAGGCGCAGTTCTTCGCCCGGCCGCACCTGCCGCCCGCCGAGTTGCCCGACGACGAATTCCCGCTGGTGCTCAACACCGGCCGCGTGCAGCACCAATGGCACACCCTGACCAAGACCGGCAAGGTGCCGGCGCTGAACCGCCTCAACCCAGGCCCCTTCGTCGAGGTCCACCCGGTCGATGCCGAGCGTCTGGGTATTGTGCCGGGCAAGCCGGTGCAGGTGCGCTCACGCCGGGGCGTGGCGGTGCTGCCGGCGATGCTCAGCGATCGAGTGCGGCCGGGGAATTGCTTCGCGCCTTTTCACTGGAACGATGTGTTCGGCGACGGGCTGGCGATCAATGCCGTGACCTGCGATGCGGTCGATCCGCTGTCGTTGCAGCCGGCGTTCAAGTACTGCGCGGTAGCGTTGCAGGCCATGGCCGAGGCTGAAACGGGCACGGCAGCGTTCGCCGGACAGGCGATGGCAACCGCCGCCGGGCGAAAAGCGACGTCCCCTGCGGAGCAGGAAACAGCGTCTTTCGTCACACAGGACGCGGTCACCCTGGCCAATACAGCCGCGAAAGCGTTTACGCCAGCACAGATCGACGGCGTTGCACGGCTGCTGAACCTGCATGAGACCGCCCCGCTGGCGCTGAGCGCTGACGAGCAGGTGTACCTGCGTGGTTATCTGATCGGTCTGCGCAGCGTCGAAGGCCCGCAGGCGGGCGTACCGACGCTGCCCGAGCAGGCCCCCTTCGATGTGCAGCGGCGCCTGTTGCTCAATGGTGTGCTCGCCGGCGTGTTCTCCCGTACGGACGGACCCGGCCCTGGCGCCGCCGCCCAGGCGTCGAGCACTGAATGGCTGGTGCTCTGGGCCTCGCAGACGGGCAATGGCGAACACCTCGCCGCCCTGTGCGCTCAACGCCTGGGCAGCGCCGGCCAGCGCACCCGCGTGCAGGCCATGGACAGCGTCGAGCTTGGGCAACTGCGCGATGCTGCCGGGGTGCTGCTGGTCGCCAGCACCTTCGGCGATGGCGAGCCGCCGGACAACGCCGTCGACTTCTGGCAGACGCTGTCGGACGCCGCCCCCGACAGCCTGCGCAGCAGCCGTTTCGGCGTGCTGGCGCTGGGCGACTCCAGCTACCGGCAGTTCTGCGGCTTCGGGCGCAAGCTCGACGAGCGCCTGGCGGCCCTGGGCGCGGACCGTATCCAGCCGCGCCTGGAGTGCGAGCCGGACTATGAAGCCCCCGCTGAAGGCTGGCTGGCCGAGCTGTGCGGCAAGCTGGACACCGGGACGCCCGCGGTGGCTGTCGCGACCCAACCGCCCTCTCCCGTGCAGGCCGACGCCGACCGCAACCCCTACACCCGCGCCCAACCGCTGTACACCCGAGTGCTCAGCAATCGCCTGCTCAATGGCGACGGCGCCGAGAAGGAAACCCGTCATCTGTCGTTCGACCTGGCCGGCCATCACTTCCCCTACCGGGCGGGCGATGCGCTGGGGGTCTGGCCCGTCAATTCACCCGACCTGGTGGAAGACGTGCTGAGCACGCTTGGCCTGGACGGCAACACCCTGGTGCAGCTCGATCCACAGCCGCCCATGCCCTTGCGGGTCGCCTTGAGCGAGCACCTGGAGATCGCCCGCATCAGCCCGGACCTGCTGAACCGGGTGGCGGTCGAGCGCGGTAACGAGCGGCTGCGTGCCCTGCTCGAAGCAGACCAGCACGCCGCCTTGCAGGCCTGGCTGTGGGGCCGGCAGTTGCCCACCCTGCTCCGTGAATTCCCCCTGGAGTTGGACGCAGAGCACTGGGTGCGCCTGCTCAAGCCGCTGCAACCGCGGCTGTATTCGATCAGCTCAAGCCCGGTCCTCACACCAGATGAGGTACACCTGACCGTCGCCACCGTGCGCTATCAGCACGAAAGCCAGGCACGGGGCGGTGTGTGTTCGACCTTTCTGGCCGACCGCGCCAGCGAACACGGCGTGCGCCTCTACCTGCAACCCTCCGCGCACTTCCATCCACCGGCGAATCCCGACACGCCGCTGATCATGATCGGGCCTGGCACCGGTATTGCACCGTTTCGGGCGTTCTTGCAGGAACGCCAGGCACAGGGCGCACATCGCAACTGGTTGTTCTTCGGCGAGCAGCGGGCGCGCACCGACTTCTACTACCGCGAGGAACTGCGCGAGTGGCAGCGCAACGGGGTGTTGCAGCGGCTGGAGACGGCCTTTTCCCGCGACCAGGACGAGAAGGTCTACGTGCAGCACCGCATGCTCGAGTTCGGTGCCGAGCTGTGGCAATGGCTGGAGCAAGGCGCCTACGTCTGCGTGTGTGGCGATGCCGCACGCATGGCCAAGGACGTCGATGCTGCACTCAAGGCCATCGTGCAGCGCCACGGCAAGATGAGCAGCGCTGCCGCCACGCTCTACATCAGCGACATGAGCAAAACGCGCCGGTACCTGCGCGATGTGTACTGAATACCGGTGGGGCTGGCCGGGCCGACGCGTCGGCCACCCGCACGGGCAATGATCAGGCATCGGCCCGTCGGGCCTTTTTCCAGCGACACGGATCGGGAATCACGATGTGAGCGATAACAGCAACGACCTTACCCCCGGCCGCTCCACGGCCTGGGTCGCCGGCAGCGACGCCCCGGAAAAGCGCGTGCTGAACATCGGCTTCATGCCGCTCAGCGATGCCGCCTCGGTGGTGGTCGCCGCCACCCAGGGCTTTGCCCAACCTTATGGGCTCACCCTCAACCTGCACCGGCAGACCTCCTGGGCCGGGGTCGCCGACAAGCTGTCGAGCGGCGAGCTGGATGCGGCGCATGCCTTGTACGGCATGGTCTATGCCCTGGAACTCGGCATCGGCGGCGCGCCGGCCACCGACATGACCGTGCTGATGGGCCTGAACCAGAATGGCCAGAGCATCAACCTGTCCCAGGCGCTCACGGACGCCGGGATCACACACCCCGCCGCGCTCAGGCAGCACGCCGCGACGGCTGGCCAGGCGCTCACGTTCGCCCACACCTTTCCCACCGGCACCCACGCCCTGTGGCTGTACTACTGGCTCGCCAGCCAGGGCATTCACCCGCTGCACGACGTGAACAGCGTGGTCGTGCCACCGCCGCAGATGCTCGCGCACCTGCAGGCCGCCCGCATCGACGGTTTCTGCGCGGGCGAGCCGTGGAGCGCCCATGCCGTGGCGCTGGGCCAGGGCTGCACGGTTGCCACCAGCCAGTCGATCTGGCCCGACCACCCGGAAAAAGTGCTGGCCTGCACGCGGGCCTTCGTCGAACAGTACCCCAACACCGCCCGCGCCCTGCTCAAGGCGGTGCTGGAAGCCAGCCGCTTCATCGAGGCCAGCCCGGAGAACCGCCGCAGCACTGCGCACCTGATGAGCGCCCGCGCCTACCTCGACGTGCCGCTGACCAGCCTTGAGCCGCGCTTCATGGGCCTGTACGACAATGGCCTGGGCACGCTGTGGCAGGACGGCCACCCGCTGAGCTTCCACAACCATGGCGCGGCGAATTTTCCCTACCTGTCCGACGGCATGTGGTTCATGACCCAGTTCCGCCGCTGGGGCCTGTTGCGCGACGACCCGGACTACCTGGACGTGGCCCGTCGGGTGCAACAGCTTGGCCTGTACCGCGAGGCCGCAGGCGACCTGGGCATCGCCATACCCGCCAGCCCCCTGCGTCGTTCGCGGCTGCTGGACGGCAGCGTCTGGGACGGCACCAACCCCGCCGCCTACGCTCGCGGCTTCGCCCTGCACGCCCGTCATGTTCGGTCACTGGAGGCTTAGATGCTGCGCATTCTGCTGATCAACGACACCTCCAGAACGGGCGGCCGCCTGCGCAGCGCGTTGAGCGAAGCGGGCTTCGAGGTCATCGACGAGTCGGGCCTGACCATCGACCTGCCCGCGCGGGTCGAAGCCGTGCGCCCGGACGTGGTGCTGATCGACACCGACTCCCCCAGCCGCGACGTAATGGAGCAGGTGGTCATCGTGACCCGCGACCAGCCCCGGCCCATCGTCATGTTCACCGACGAGCATGACCCGGGGGTGATGCGCCAGGCGATCAAGGCGGGCGTCAGCGCCTACATCGTCGAAGGCATCCACGCCCAGCGGCTGCAACCGATCATGGACGTGGCCATGGCGCGCTTCGAGAGCGACCAGGTGCTGCGCTCGCAGCTCCACGCCCGCGACCAGCAACTGGCCGAACGCAAACGCATCGAACTGGCCAAGGGCATGCTGATGAAGATGAAAAGCTGCGGCGAGGAAGAGGCCTACACGCTGATGCGGCGCCAGGCCATGAGCCGACAGCAGAAGCTGATTCAGGTGGCCGAGCAGATCATTGCGATGAACGAGTTGCTGACCTGAAGGGGGTGGGCTTTCGGGCCATTTCTAAGCACAGCGTTGGCCAAGGTGCACCGCAATGCAGCAACGATGGCCTCATTCTGGGCACGCGCGAGGTCCGGTTCGTCTGTACAGAGGCGGTCGCTTAGGGGGATCGCAGTCGGTCCAGCGCCTTGCCAGGGACCGCTCATATTCGCTGCAGTGGTACAAGCAGTCGCGATCCCTGTGGGAAATTTTACGGTTTCTGCCAAGTGCTAATGTGGGCCCAACCGCGGTACAGGGGCCGCACAGGTGACCGCGATAGCTTGCAACCCCGCGGTGGGACTACGGGTGTAGGAGCGGCCCCTGTGCCGCGATGGGCCGCAAAGCGGCCCTAAATCGATCAGCAATAAAGCCCCGGATCCTGCCAGCTACCGTCATGCTCTCTGCGCGACAGCGCGGCGCCACGGCGGCAGGCGGACTCCCACAAGGTCCATGGCAGCCGATTTCACTCCAGCCTGGTCATGGATGAACGACCCTGAACCTTGCCGACCATCGCGCACCTCTCCACCTTTGGCACACAACCTGCTTTGACCTCTGCATAGGTAACCAACGGCGGTTGCCCACCCCGACAAAGACGTCGCATGCCCGTTCGCGAAAGCGGATCCGGCATGGCGACGTCTTTGCGTTTCTGGCCTCGCGCCACGAGGCGGTGGAGCAGCCGTGAGGGCTCGCCCACCTGCAAGCACACAACCCTTTTGCAGATGAGGTGCTGGAATGAACAACAGTTTCTGGAAAGCCGGGCACACCCCCACATTGTTTGCCGCGTTCCTGTACTTCGACCTGAGCTTCATGGTCTGGTACCTGCTCGGCCCCATGGCGGTGCAGATCGCCACCGACCTGCAACTGACCACCCAGCAACGCGGCTTCATGGTCGCCACGCCCATTCTGGCTGGGGCGATCCTGCGCTTTGTCATGGGCATGCTGGCCGATCAGCTGTCGCCCAAGACGGCCGGTCTCATCGGCCAGGTGATCGTCATCGTCTCGCTGCTGGCGGCCTGGCAGCTCGGCATCCACAGCTACGGGCACGCCTTGCTGCTCGGCGTGTGCTTGGGCATGGCCGGCGCCTCGTTCGCCGTGGCGCTACCGTTGGCCTCGCAGTGGTACCCCGCCGAGCACCAGGGCAAGGCCATGGGCATCGCTGGCGCCGGCAACTCCGGCACCGTGTTGGCCGCCCTCGCCGCGCCGGTGCTGGCCGCCGCCTTCGGCTGGACCCAGGTCTTTGGCCTGGCGCTGATCCCGCTGGTGCTGACGCTGATCGTGTTCGCCCTGCTGGCGAAAAACGCCCCCAACCGCAGCAAGGCCAAATCCATGGCCGACTACTTCAAGGCCCTGGCCGACCGCGACAGCTGGTGGTTCATGTTCTTCTACAGCGTGACCTTCGGCGGCTTCATCGGCCTGGCCAGCGCCCTGCCCGGCTACTTCCACGATCAGTACGGCCTGAGCCCGGTGACCGCCGGCTACTACACCGCCGCCTGCGTGTTCGGCGGCAGCCTGATGCGCCCGCTGGGCGGCGCCCTGGCGGACCGGTTCGGCGGCATCCGCACGTTGCTCGGCATGTACGCCGTGGCGGCCGTGTGCATCGCGGCGGTGGGCATGCACCTGTCCAGCTCCATCGCCGCCCTGGCCCTGTTCGTCAGCGCCATGCTCGGCCTGGGCGCCGGCAACGGCGCGGTGTTCCAGCTGGTGCCCCAGCGCTTCAACCGTGAAATCGGCGTGATGACCGGCCTGATCGGCATGGCCGGTGGCATCGGCGGCTTTCTCCTGGCGGCGGGCCTGGGCGCCATCAAGCAGAGCACCGGCGACTATCAGCTGGGCCTGTGGCTGTTCGCCAGCCTTGGCGTGGTGGCCTGGTTCGGGCTGTGCGCCGTCAAGCGCCGCTGGAGAACCACCTGGGGCTCGGCGGCCTTCACCGCCGCACGGGTCTGAGCCGCCGCCATGCCCTTGCGCCTGAGCTACGCGCACAGCAGCGCCAGCGGGCCACGTGCCGAGAACCAGGACGCCACGCGCCTGGTCAGCCCGGCCGCCTCGCTCGCGGCCAGCAAAGGCTACCTGTTCGCCCTGGCCGACGGCGTCAGCCAGTGCGCCGACGGGGGTCTGGCCGCGCGCGCCACGGTGCAGGCCCTGGCCCACGACTACTACGCCACCCCGCAGACCTGGGGTGTGGCCCAGGCGCTGGACCGCCTGCTGCTCGCGCAGAACCGCTGGCTGCACGCCAACGGCGGCGACCAGCCCTTGCTGACCACCCTCAGCGCGCTGGTGCTGCGTGGCCGGCGCTTCACCCTGGCGCACATCGGCGATTGCCGGGTGTACCGCTGGCACGACGGGCACCTGCAGCGCCTGAGCGAAGACCACGTCTGGCGCCAGCCGGGCATGCAGCACGTGCTCAAGCGCGCCATGGGCCTGGAGCAGCACTTGGTGGTGGATTACCGCGAAGGCGAACTGCGCACAGGCGAAGGGTTCCTGCTGGTCAGCGATGGCGTCTGGGCGACCCTGGGCGAAGCGGCGATCGCCGGCGTGCTGCGCGACGAGCCCGATCTGCAACAGGCCACCCAGGCGCTGGTCACCGCCGCCCACCTGGCCGGCAGCCAGGACAACGCCAGCGCCGTGCTGGTGCGCGTCGACGACTTGGGCGAAGCCAGCCTGGGCGATGCCCTTGACCAGGTGGAGCAGTGGCCGCTGCCACCGGCCCTGAAACCCGGCCAACGCTTCGAGGGCTGGCAGGTCGAGGCACTGCTGAGCCAGACCCGGCAGTCCCTGCTGTACCGCGTCCACGACGCCCAACGGCAACCCTGGCTGCTGAAAACCCTGCCCCTGCACTGCGACGGCGACAGCGAGGCCGGCCAGCGCCTGCTCCAGGAGGAGTGGTTCCTGCGCCGCGTGGCCGGGCGCCATTTCCCGGACGTGCACCCCGCCCGCGAGCGCCAGCACCTCTACTACCTGATGCGCGAACACCCCGGCGTCACCCTGGCCGAGCACCATCGTCGGCACGGCACGCTGAACCTGGCCCAAGGCCTGGACCTCGCCCTGCACCTGCTACGGGCGCTGGGCATGCTGCACCGGCGCAACATCCTGCACCGCGACATCACGCCCGACAACCTGCTGCTCGAGGAAGACGGCGGCCTGCGCATCCTGGATTTCGGCCTGGCCTACTGCCCGGGCCTGTCCACCCACACCGCAGGCGAACTGCCTGGCACGCCCAGCTACATCGCCCCGGAAGCCTACGCAGGCGCCGAGCCGAGCGTGGCCCAGGATCTCTACAGCGCTGGCGTGACCCTGTATTTCCTGCTGACCGGCCAATACCCCCATGGCGAGATCGAGGCCTTCCAGCGTCCACGCTTCGGTACCCCCGTGCCCGCCAGCCGCTACCGCCCCGACCTGCCCGAATGGCTGGTACACGTCCTCGACAAAGCGCTGGCCCTCGAGCCGGCCGAACGCTTCGAAACCGCCGAAGAATGGCAACTGGCGCTGCAACACGGCGAAGACCAGCCCAGCCCACGTCCACGCCCCTTGCTGGAGCGCGCGCCCTTGAAGGTGTGGCGCACCCTGGCCCTGGGGTCGCTACTGGCCAATGGGCTGCTGTTGATCTGGCTGATGCACGCATGAACACCCCTACCCCCACACCGCACCCGACGGTCCGCTTCCCTGATGAGGTA
It encodes the following:
- a CDS encoding reductase, with the translated sequence MTDTLPESGKTVRSVCPYCGVGCGIVMQVEHDLIVKVSGDKQHPSNAGRLCTKGSTCALPVADAGRMKHAFVREARSQDPVRVGIDQAIQATASRLRGIIDTHGADAVALYVSGQMSLEAQYLANKLTKGFIRSQHIESNSRLCMASAGSGYKLSLGADGPPGAYDDIEHSDVFLVIGANMADCHPVLFLRLLDRLKAGARLIVVDPRRTATADKADLYLPIAPGTDLALLNGLLHLLVKDGLTDPAFIADFTEGWDVMDDFLEAYTPAHVAQVTGLAEADIRTTARWIGKAANWMSCWTMGLNQSVQGTWHTNALCNLHLATGAICRTGSGPFSLTGQPNAMGGREMGYMGPGLPGQRSALVAEDRAFIEQLWGLEAGSLRADGGTGTVDLFQAMAAGTIKACWIICTNPVASVPNRQQVIDGLRKAELVITQEAFLDTETNRYADILLPGALWAEAEGVMINSERNLTLTQQAVQPPGEAMPDWQIIARVACAMGYTEAFSYTDAAQVFEELKATANPKTGYDLRGASHARLREQPLQWPCATADAAVRQPIRYVQADPAPGRPALMFPTASGKAQFFARPHLPPAELPDDEFPLVLNTGRVQHQWHTLTKTGKVPALNRLNPGPFVEVHPVDAERLGIVPGKPVQVRSRRGVAVLPAMLSDRVRPGNCFAPFHWNDVFGDGLAINAVTCDAVDPLSLQPAFKYCAVALQAMAEAETGTAAFAGQAMATAAGRKATSPAEQETASFVTQDAVTLANTAAKAFTPAQIDGVARLLNLHETAPLALSADEQVYLRGYLIGLRSVEGPQAGVPTLPEQAPFDVQRRLLLNGVLAGVFSRTDGPGPGAAAQASSTEWLVLWASQTGNGEHLAALCAQRLGSAGQRTRVQAMDSVELGQLRDAAGVLLVASTFGDGEPPDNAVDFWQTLSDAAPDSLRSSRFGVLALGDSSYRQFCGFGRKLDERLAALGADRIQPRLECEPDYEAPAEGWLAELCGKLDTGTPAVAVATQPPSPVQADADRNPYTRAQPLYTRVLSNRLLNGDGAEKETRHLSFDLAGHHFPYRAGDALGVWPVNSPDLVEDVLSTLGLDGNTLVQLDPQPPMPLRVALSEHLEIARISPDLLNRVAVERGNERLRALLEADQHAALQAWLWGRQLPTLLREFPLELDAEHWVRLLKPLQPRLYSISSSPVLTPDEVHLTVATVRYQHESQARGGVCSTFLADRASEHGVRLYLQPSAHFHPPANPDTPLIMIGPGTGIAPFRAFLQERQAQGAHRNWLFFGEQRARTDFYYREELREWQRNGVLQRLETAFSRDQDEKVYVQHRMLEFGAELWQWLEQGAYVCVCGDAARMAKDVDAALKAIVQRHGKMSSAAATLYISDMSKTRRYLRDVY
- a CDS encoding nitrate transporter, translating into MSDNSNDLTPGRSTAWVAGSDAPEKRVLNIGFMPLSDAASVVVAATQGFAQPYGLTLNLHRQTSWAGVADKLSSGELDAAHALYGMVYALELGIGGAPATDMTVLMGLNQNGQSINLSQALTDAGITHPAALRQHAATAGQALTFAHTFPTGTHALWLYYWLASQGIHPLHDVNSVVVPPPQMLAHLQAARIDGFCAGEPWSAHAVALGQGCTVATSQSIWPDHPEKVLACTRAFVEQYPNTARALLKAVLEASRFIEASPENRRSTAHLMSARAYLDVPLTSLEPRFMGLYDNGLGTLWQDGHPLSFHNHGAANFPYLSDGMWFMTQFRRWGLLRDDPDYLDVARRVQQLGLYREAAGDLGIAIPASPLRRSRLLDGSVWDGTNPAAYARGFALHARHVRSLEA
- a CDS encoding histidine kinase produces the protein MLRILLINDTSRTGGRLRSALSEAGFEVIDESGLTIDLPARVEAVRPDVVLIDTDSPSRDVMEQVVIVTRDQPRPIVMFTDEHDPGVMRQAIKAGVSAYIVEGIHAQRLQPIMDVAMARFESDQVLRSQLHARDQQLAERKRIELAKGMLMKMKSCGEEEAYTLMRRQAMSRQQKLIQVAEQIIAMNELLT
- a CDS encoding MFS transporter; the protein is MNNSFWKAGHTPTLFAAFLYFDLSFMVWYLLGPMAVQIATDLQLTTQQRGFMVATPILAGAILRFVMGMLADQLSPKTAGLIGQVIVIVSLLAAWQLGIHSYGHALLLGVCLGMAGASFAVALPLASQWYPAEHQGKAMGIAGAGNSGTVLAALAAPVLAAAFGWTQVFGLALIPLVLTLIVFALLAKNAPNRSKAKSMADYFKALADRDSWWFMFFYSVTFGGFIGLASALPGYFHDQYGLSPVTAGYYTAACVFGGSLMRPLGGALADRFGGIRTLLGMYAVAAVCIAAVGMHLSSSIAALALFVSAMLGLGAGNGAVFQLVPQRFNREIGVMTGLIGMAGGIGGFLLAAGLGAIKQSTGDYQLGLWLFASLGVVAWFGLCAVKRRWRTTWGSAAFTAARV
- a CDS encoding protein kinase translates to MPLRLSYAHSSASGPRAENQDATRLVSPAASLAASKGYLFALADGVSQCADGGLAARATVQALAHDYYATPQTWGVAQALDRLLLAQNRWLHANGGDQPLLTTLSALVLRGRRFTLAHIGDCRVYRWHDGHLQRLSEDHVWRQPGMQHVLKRAMGLEQHLVVDYREGELRTGEGFLLVSDGVWATLGEAAIAGVLRDEPDLQQATQALVTAAHLAGSQDNASAVLVRVDDLGEASLGDALDQVEQWPLPPALKPGQRFEGWQVEALLSQTRQSLLYRVHDAQRQPWLLKTLPLHCDGDSEAGQRLLQEEWFLRRVAGRHFPDVHPARERQHLYYLMREHPGVTLAEHHRRHGTLNLAQGLDLALHLLRALGMLHRRNILHRDITPDNLLLEEDGGLRILDFGLAYCPGLSTHTAGELPGTPSYIAPEAYAGAEPSVAQDLYSAGVTLYFLLTGQYPHGEIEAFQRPRFGTPVPASRYRPDLPEWLVHVLDKALALEPAERFETAEEWQLALQHGEDQPSPRPRPLLERAPLKVWRTLALGSLLANGLLLIWLMHA